In Strongyloides ratti genome assembly S_ratti_ED321, scaffold srae_chrx_scaffold0000002, a single window of DNA contains:
- a CDS encoding Insulin-like domain and Insulin family-containing protein, with translation MKNNNNLNTISNKNLLWKGFLFIFVIFILFQRSEGSVRLCGYRLSKMLITVCRSHSCSKDTELINQETIEKKSIENDKFFYPENDFQSEIFNLNPFKRSGGVVNDCCINRCTISHLKTYCCGYADEEIDF, from the exons atgaaaaacaataataatttaaatacaatatcaaacaaaaattt ACTTTGGAAAGGATTTCTTttcatttttgttatttttattctttttcaaaGATCTGAGGGGTCTGTAAGACTTTGTGGTTACAGATTAtctaaaatgttaataacaGTTTGTAGAAGTCATAGTTGTTCAAAAGATACAGAATTAATCAATCAAGaaacaattgaaaaaaaatcaattgagaatgataaatttttttatccagaaaatgattttcaaagtgaaatatttaatttaaatccATTTAAACGTTCTGGAGGTGTTGTCAATGATTGTTGTATTAATAGATGTACTATTTCACATCTCAAAACATATTGTTGTGGATATGCTGATGAAgaaattgatttttaa
- a CDS encoding Protein Asterix translates to MKKQYYPSTELKNASKIVRYKPVAQNLAVLANDDPMPEYMNMLGMIFSVCGLMFRMKFCSWLALLSSCVCFANSRSSDDTRQIVSSFMLSISAVVMSYLQNPSPIEPFWKS, encoded by the exons aTGAAGAAACAATATTATCCATCTactgaattaaaaaatgcttcaaaaattgttag atataaaCCAGTTGCTCAAAATCTTGCAGTTTTAGCTAATGATGACCCTATGCCGGAGTACATGAATATGCTTGGAATGATATTTAGTGTTTGTGGTTTAATGTTTCGT atgaAATTTTGTTCATGGTTAGCATTACTATCATCATGTGTATGTTTCGCAAATAGTCGTTCAAGTGACGATACACGCCAAATTGTCAGCAGTTTCAT gCTTTCAATTTCTGCTGTTGTAATGAGTTACCTCCAAAATCCTTCACCAATTGAACCTTTTTGGAAAAGTTAA
- a CDS encoding Major facilitator superfamily and Major facilitator superfamily domain, general substrate transporter-containing protein produces the protein MNISRGSLSALLNNKIRHINFFFLIIVLSLMHGNLFFLNILYIKDLRIKEYYSSSISNNTYDIENVIERTKRNILTKDNLEEKGHPVSQDIYNKSTFNDIIKNQPFNDTISTRRVILTKSTEKETVTIPTTTKEIEWIDGTEYIKNLTINNIEQNKNDLTINNKMDNNIIQSDTIFSYKIPTNFLKSFLETLFFASPGIGMLVGLFPMTKFVYKYGIQRTLTTCGIINGCCMAFIPIIIDMKIYYLLIAIRLIQGFFTSSTFSIIGSHIVNWESVGDQTSSLNIGIVSSVIGPIITWPLVIFCENPSSIGYTHYLLSSLIIIFTGVFYIFYRNDPTKHPWIRGQEIIKIRSCKILSQKIDKAKIFSQIIMCLDTWILVISSMAYFVLVSFGLTYLPFFISLTLKYSFIKTVIYSVVPLIFLFLSHGLMSAINYFINNSNNLIQSKICNSLAYFTSAAFLSSIIFLTPEMGIKYLSYLLIVLSFIPLGFVCFGFLQCTTSVGKHYGQYIVAMYQISFSISLSFIPFLVTFTTKYNDIFEWKFFFLHLSVLFLICNIVYIFLAEIEPLQFAEESWLDDLKHQNGQEMRLIGLDEEYGIVEMKEIQ, from the exons atgaatataagtAGAGGGTCCTTATCAGCATtgttaaataacaaaattcgtcacatcaatttttttttcctcatAATAGTATTATCTTTAATGCATGGaaacttattttttcttaatattctttatatCAAAGATTTAAGAATTAAAGAATACTATTCATCAtcaatatcaaataatacCTATGATATAGAAAATGTAATTGAGCGtacaaaaagaaatatactAACAAAAGACAATTTAGAGGAAAAGGGACATCCAGTATCAcaagatatatataataaatctacatttaatgatattataaaaaatcaacCATTTAATGATACAATATCAACAAGAAGAGTTATATTAACTAAAAGTACTGAAAAAGAAACAGTTACAATACCAACAACAACAAAAGAAATTGAATGGATTGATGGAAcagaatatattaaaaatttaaccattaataatattgaacaaaataaaaatgatttaacaataaataataaaatggataataatataatacaatcagatacaatattttcatataaaataccaactaattttttaaaatcttttcttgaaacattattttttgctTCACCTGGTATTGGTATGCTTGTAGGATTATTTCCAATGAcaaaatttgtatataaatatggtATTCAAAGAACATTAACAACATGTGGTATAATAAATGGTTGTTGTATGGCATTTATTCCCATAATTATTGacatgaaaatttattatttacttatCGCAATACGTTTAATTCAAGGATTTTTTACATCTTCAACATTTTCTATAATCGGTTCACATATTGTTAATTGGGAATCTGTTGGAGATCAAACATCATCACTTAATATTGGAATCGTTTCTTCTGTCATTGGTCCAATAATAACATGGCCATTAGTTATTTTTTGTGAGAATCCATCATCAATAGGATATactcattatttattatcatcattaattatcatatttacaggagtattttatattttttatagaaatgaTCCAACAAAACATCCATGGATTCGTGGAcaagaaattattaaaattcggtcatgtaaaatattatcacaaaaaattgataagGCAAAAATTTTTTCGCAAATTATTATGTGTCTTGATACATGGATATTAGTAATATCTTCAATGGCTTATTTTGTTTTAGTATCATTTGGATTGACATATCTTCCATTTTTCATTTCTCTTAccttaaaatattcatttataaaaacagtTATATACTCTGTAGTACCATTAATCTTTCTt tttttatcTCATGGTTTAATGAGTgctattaattattttataaataatagtaataatttaattcaatcaaaaatttgtaattCACTTGCTTATTTCACTTCAGCAGCATTCCTTTCATCAATCATATTCCTTACCCCAGAAATgggaataaaatatttatcatatctACTTATAGTTTTAAGTTTTATTCCACTTGGATTTGTATGTTTTGGTTTTTTACAATGTACCACATCTGTTGGTAAGCATTATGGACAATATATAGTTGCAATGTATcaaatatcattttcaatatcattatcttttatacCATTTTTAGTTACTTttacaacaaaatataa tGATATATTTGAatggaaatttttctttcttcatctttcagttttatttttaatatgtaatattgtttatatttttttggcTGAAATTGAACCTTTACAATTTGCAGAAGAAAGTTGGTTAGACGATTTAAAACATCAAAATGGTCAAGAGATGCGTTTAATAGGTCTCGATGAGGAGTATGGAATTGTTGAAATGAAGgaaatacaataa